In Bubalus bubalis isolate 160015118507 breed Murrah chromosome 20, NDDB_SH_1, whole genome shotgun sequence, the sequence AGGCAGCCTGTATCTCGCTTCAGCTCAGGCCCCTCTTCCTTCCACATCCCCCACGCTGCAGCCACAGCAGTCTGCAGCACAGCCCCGAACACCCACGGTTTTTGCAAAGTCCCTTTCgttccttccccatcccccacaCATATCTTGTAAGAACACGCTGGCCACAGGAAGCCTTCAGACTCCCTCTGACACTTCGCTGGTGTCTCTCCGCCTTCACAGAACGCTATGAGCATGGTTACCACATGCTTTGCTCTCTATCCTCCTCGGTGGCTTCCTGCCAGTCTTCATCTACATCCTGCTCGTCTCCAAAAGACCACCAGGGAGTGTGGTACAATCAACACATATCTGTTGAGTTAATCTCTCTCTAAACACGGCCAGAATTCCTGAGGTATGGTAGAACAACATATAAAACCACTCCACATCACTTACATCCATCATTATGCAAAAACTCAATGGTCTCTTTATGTCTGGGTCCAAAGAATACATTCATTTAAAACAGACACACGCTTCGAACAACAGCTCACTTCTGTCTCAGCAGTTCACAGAGCCATCAGCTACTCCCTTGGATTCTACCACGCTCTTATGCTCTTCTGTATCTAGACATCTCTCCAGGCCTGActccaaatttgttgctgttaTGAGTAACTGTTTTCCAATCCATTCTCCACTTTTCTAAGTTCAGTCAGCTACTCTGCCTGAcgcctttttccttcccttttccccactAAGTTCCAGGAACTATTTTGTCCAAACTACACAGAAGCTAAGATAAAATGAGGCCTCCCCCAAACTTAAGGTCTAATTTCTcgtagagaaaatggaaaatgaatccAATAGGAGCCAATCTTATGCTGAAAAAGACAATGAGACTACAAAGTAACTTAAACCTAACAAAAGCTCCTTACTAGTCACTCCTTCAGAAGAGGACCACCCTGATTCCACCACCAGCCTCCAAGCCAGTCCTGAAAACTCGAGCAGAGTATTCCCTGTACCTACACCTGCTGGTTCTCAAGCTGGAAAGTTCCCTGGGGACAGGGGCTGGGTCTGTCTGGTCCACCACAGCGTCTCTAGACGCTGGTACTGTGGCTGGCATACAACAGGCACCAAATAACTACCTGCTGAATGAACCAACAAGGGatgttcaaaaacaaacaaacaaacaaacaaattcagAGCTTCACCAAGGTGCACGGTAGCTTCTAGGTGGGAGGAAGTACAAAGAGGTTTGCAGCTCAGGGGACCAGGGCTGGTGAACACAAGGGCTACAATGACTTTATTCCCAGATTCCGTCCATCCTGGGATCTGGGTTTGGGGATTTCCAGAACTCCTTTCCTTAAAAGTTTTCAAGACCTTGGCTACTAGGAGGAAGTCAAGCCCAAGTGCAACTGATCGATCCAGCAGATAAGGCAAGGGTGTTGTCAAGCTGGTCCCCCGCACTCTGCCAACTAACGTCAACAGAAGCAATAGGACGGAATAAAATTCCTGAATCTCAGCAAGAAAAGGGatgaagaacaaaagagcagAGAAAAGTAAGTAGGGTGTGCGGGTAAGGACCGCAGGGGCTAGCTAGCCTTTATTGAAATGCACAGCGCCCAGCCACGGTGCTGAGCAATTCACAAGCACTGACCCGTTTAATCCTCTCACCCAGCCAGGGCTGGAAACTATTATCAATCCCTACTTTACTGACGGTGAAACTCAAGTTTACGGAGACATCACTTGCCCTGAACACACAGCTAGGAAGGGGCAGTGCTGTGCGCCGGGTCTGATCCGGGGTGCCGCACTCTTCAACCTGCACTCACTATCTTGCCTGAGGCCTTAAAGGACTGAGAGGAGAGTCGCTCACTTATCCATTTAACGAACACTTAGCATCGACTGGGTACGAGCCAAGGCCTGGTGCCAGGCGCTGGTGGGCGGATGAAGGGACCGGGACTGAGAGGCTCGGGCTGGGGGACAAGGCGCAGGGTCCCTCAGAAAGACCCTGGAGCTCGGCACCCGGGGCCGCCGGGGGTGCGAGGGCGCGGCCCGGGCAGACGGAAGGCGCGGAACCTGAGAGGCGAGCGAGCCGCGCGCGCGGGGCGGCGGACCCGCGGCGCCCAGAGGCGTGGGCAACGATGGCTCCCTCAGCCGGCCGCCCGCTTCTGCCCGGAACGGGGTCCGACGCTTCGTGCGCCACGGCAACGGCCTCGGCCACCTGGCGCGGGCGAGACGGGGGTCGGGAACGGGGGCGGAACGGACAGTGAGACCCTGAGGCGCAGGAGCTCGGCTCGGGCGGGGGAGCGCGGGGCCGGGCGGCGTGGCGGGACTCACCTCCCGCGGCAGCCCCTCCGGACTCGTCGGCCCTGCCGGGCcggaggagatggggatggacTCCGGGCCGCGGGGACTGCCGGGAGTCCGTTCCCTGGGCAACGGGACGGGCACCGCCGAGGAACAGCCGGCTCCGCCGCCGGCTAGAGCGGCAGAGCCCGATCTAGGGGCGGTGGGCGTGTCGGAAGTGACGCAGAGGACTTCCGGTCCCATAGGCGGGGCTTCGGATCTCTTTTCCGGGATCCCTGCGGAAGGCATGGAAGGTGCGTGAGAAGGGCCAGTTTTCCCAAGCGGGAGGGTGCGAATGGTGCCGTTTGGTCTTGGAGCTGGACCCGCGGCCGGAAGTTTTCCTAGTTGCGTGCCGATTCGTGCCTGGCCCCGGTCCAGCCCGCTGGCCCCGGCACAGGCTCCGCAGTCGGCCTGAAAGTCAGTTTTGCCAAATGATACAAAAGAGCGTCAGCAGATCCTGACACTCAAATTGTCGTTATAAATTAGCAACAGCAGAGCGCTTTCTCTGAAATCCCGTCAGTCAGAGTTCCTGGCCACGGAGTTTTTTCTGCTTGTCATAAAAGCTGTCATTCAGCGAGTGCTCACTGAGCCTCACCACGATACCTTGAAGTGTCATCAACAGGTGGGAAGTCGAGGCTTGGAGAGAATAAGTAAGATACCCGCTATGCTGCTGTCCTGCTCTGTGGCTGATACCTGATCTCGTTTGAGTTCTTGAAGTCAGAGCGTTGTTTTTGGTTCCTAAATATGTGCTGTGTTTTGGGGCAGACAGATAATGACTCTCACGCGCTCCTCGCCCGCAAGGAGCCCCTATTCGGTAAGGGAACTCCTTAGAAGATTGTGGTACAGGCGGTaagagatttttttctccatttaacaCATTCTAgtcagcacctactatgtgctgaggGCTTcgtttgtggctcagctgataaagaatccgcctgcaatgcgggagatctgggttcgatccctgggttgggaagaccctctggagaagggaacagctacccactccagtattctggcctggaggattccatggactgtatagcccgtggggtcgcaaagagtcctacacgactgagtgactttccttcACTATGTGCTGAAGTTGTAAGAGGGAACAAGACAGCCTTAGTCGCTACTGTGGTGGAACTTAGTCTTTCAAGGAATGTATTGGGCATTAAACAAGCAAATACACTGCGTTGGTGAGTGTCATGAATGAAACTTCATGAAGTCGAGGGTGTTCAGGTATAGAGTGCAGTAAGTCCTAACCTAACCTTGGGATCCAAGAAGACTTCTTTGTGGAAGTGACTTTCTAAAAACCTATGTCAGGGCATGTAGCTACTCAAAGCTTCCTGCTTGCTTTTCATTGACTTGGAATAAACCCAAACGCCTTACCTTGGCCTAATACTTTCTGGCTGTCTTGACTGCCTCCTCAGCTActactccctctctctccttttcattctggCCACATGGGTCTTGTTTCACACTCACCAAGCTCATTCTCACTTAGGGTCCTTGCTGTTGACTTTTCATCATTTAGGTTTCAGCCTAAATGACAATGTCTTCAGGGTTCGCTCTTAACACAAGATCCTGTTTTATTCTCTGGCATTTATGATACAAGCTAATGATCATAGGGACTTCtctagcggtccagtggttaagactcagttcaggggacttgggttcagtccctggtctggtaactaagatcccacatgccacatggtgcagccaaaaaggaaaaacaaacaaacaaatggataatCACCTAATTGTTATCCACCTCCTCTTTGGAAAGTAAGTTCTATGGAAATGGTCCTGGTCTACGTAGTTCACGCACTTCCTTGCCCATGTCTGGTGtaatgtagttcagttcagtcgctcagttgtgtccgactctttgcgaacccatgaatcgcagcacgccaggcctccctgtccatcaccaactcctggagttcactcagactcacgtccatcgagtcagtgatgccatccagccatctcatcctctgtcgtccccttctcctcctgcccccaatccctccagcatcagagtcttttccaatgagtcagctcttcgcatgaggtgcccaaagtattggagtttcagctttagcatcagtccttccaaagaacacccaggactggtctcctttaggatggactggttggatctccttgcagtccaagggactctcaagagtcttctccaacaccacagttcaaaagcatcaattcttcggtgctcagctttcttcacagtccaactctcacatccatacatgaccactggaaaaaccatagccttgactagatggacctttgttggcaaagtaatgtctctgcttttgaatatgctatctaggttggtcataactttccttccaaggcataagtgtcttttaatttcatggctgcaatcaccatctgcagtgattttggagccccccaaaaataaagtctgacactgtttccactgtttccccatctatttcccatgaagtgatgggaccagatgccatgatcttagttttctgaatattgagctttaagccaacatttttactctcctcttttactttcatcaagagggtcttttgttcctcttcactttctgccataagggtggtgtcatctgcatatctgaggttattgatatttctcccggcaatcttgattccagcttgtgcttcttctagcccggcatttctcatgatgtattctgcatataagttaaataagcagggtgacaatatacatccttgacgtactccttttcctatttggaaccagtcagttgttccatgtccagttctaactgttgcttcctgacctgcatataggtttcagcAAATACTGGACAATTGTCtaaataaagaatgaatgaaaaaaaatcaatgatatttAAAAGTGAAGCCCCTGGGTAGCctgaggatgggggctggttgtcaacgggggggggggggccacCCGTGTGATTAGAGTTGTAACTTTCAGTCCCACCCACCTCAACCACCAACTCCAACAAGGGGAGAGAGGCTGGAGTTAAATCAGCCCCAGCGGTGACTCATTTAATCAGTTGTGCCCAAGTAACAAAGCatccataaaaaaacaaaagtgaagggTTGTGAAAACGTTCAGGTTGGTGAGCGGCTGGGGGTGCAGGGAGAGCACTCTGCTCCCCTGCCCACATGCATCAGCCAATGCGTCTCTCCCATCTGGCTCTCCCTGGCAGCCTAGTAAGGAGGATGTTTTCCTGAGCTCTCTGTGAGCCACTCTAACAAGTTAATCAACCCTCAGGAGGGGAGCTTGTAGGTCAGAGGCACAGGTGGCCATCTGGACTTGAAGCTGGGATCTGaagtggagggaggggagaggagtctTACAGGACTGAGCCGTTAACTTGTGGAATCTGATGCTGACTCCCAGTAGGCAGCGTCAGGGTTGAGTGCACCACTTGGTGGTGGTGGAAAAAACACTGGAGAGGCCCTTGAGGTAACATATACTGTGTTGGATACTTGCCATGTGCCAGGTCTCATCTTCACGTTAACTCAGAAGTAGATGTAGTTTATCCCCATTTTACGGATGGACACTTTGAAACCATGAGAGGTTAACTAACTTACCCAAGATTGCACAGGTGGCTgtaacagagctgggattcaaacccagtcaGCCTGGTCTTTAGAATCTATACTCCAGACAATTGTGTGTCCTGGATTCCTACGGACCTCTCTGAGAATTTGGACCTTATCCTGTGGGCCATGAGATGCCTTTGTAggattttttggttttttggctgtgtttgtcttagttgcggcacgagggatcttcgatcttcattgcagcatgcaggatctttatttgtggcatgtgggatctagtttcctgaccagggatcgaacctgggctgggccaccagggaagtccctgagggaTTCTAAGTAGAGAAGAAGAGAGGGGTGGGAGGGCCAGACAGCCTGAGTGGTCTGGATGTTGCTTCCCACAGGAGCTGGGGTCTGGGTGGGTCCCAGGATATGGGCAGCATCattttcaggaaggaaagaacTTTCTAGCAGAGAGAACTGCACATGCAGAAGACTTTTCCAGAGTTACAAGTAGTTGACTTTAGTTAGAGATCGAGGGGCTTCAAGGTGGGGGTTGCATCGAGGCTGAGAGGGAGCCAGGTCCTGAAAGAGTTTGGACCTCCTCCTGCGTTGGCAGCGTCGAGACTGTCACTGCGTCTCTGGGGTCCAGCCTTGTCAGTGTTGGAGTGACTAGCACCAGTTACCCACAGGGCTTGGAGCAAATGCCAGGTATCAGAGTGCCTGAGGCTAGAGAATGGGAGCACCAAGGCAGGGGCATCAGAGCCTGGCAGCACAAAGTTACAGCTCTGCCTCCATCCCGACCTTCACAAGTGGTCACAGTGctcgcagtgtgggagacctgggttccatccctgggttgggaagatcccctggagaaggaagcggctacccactccagaattcttgcctggagaattccatggacagaggagcctggcaggctacagtccatggggtcgcagagttggacacgactgagcgactttcacattgaCATCACAGAGCGCTCGGGGTGAAAGTGTGGAGCCATTAGGCTTCTAGAGGACTCGGCTATATCTGCCGAGACTTTAAAGGTAGAAACAATTCTCTTTGTCTCGTCCCAGGAACTTTCACATTCGTCCGCACGTCTTCATTTTCACAACAGGATTTGTCCAGTTGATGTAGTGTTTTAAATAGTCTTATTGTCGCAAATCACAAGGACCATTTTCCCCCCAACTGTGATCTTGAATTTCATAAAGTGATGTTTCTCTCCCTCCCTATTAGCAAAGACTCTTGGAACTGTAACGCCAAGAAAACCTGTCTTATCCGTCAGTGCAAGAAAAATTAAGGACAATGCGGCCGACTGGCATAATTTAATCCTGAAGTGGGAAACCCTCAACGATGGGGGTTTTGCTACCGCAAACAGTATCGCCAACATGAAAATCAGCTTGTCGTAAGTACCGGCAGAACACGTTCTGTGCGCTTCGGCCTTAGCGACCGGGCAGACACTTCATGGGTGTCTTTTAGAGTGGGCCAGGTAGCCTCCAGCAACGTGGATAAACAAAGTGAGCAAGCACTGATAGAACAGTGCGTGCAGGTGTGAAGGGTACGtgtattttagaaacaaaattatgCTACAAATCGTTTGTGGTTACATCTGCATGTCAAATTATCAAAATGGATTGGGAGGAGACAGACTCAGGCGCTGGTACTTTCTGGGAGGACTGAATGGGACGGTGGCGCAGGTTCTACTTCATCTCCAGACTGCTGCGTTTTATTTCTGCGGTGTTGTGACTATCACTAGAAAATACATAGATTTGGCCTTTGTCCCTGTTCTTGGCACATGGCTCTTAAAACCCTTATGATTTCCTTAGGGACTTGACCTATGGAAGAATCTTTAGTTATAGTAAGACTTGTTCTTTGGTCCTCCAGTTCCTGAATGAGCTCCAGAATGAGTAAGGAGTGCCCTGTGGTCATAACAGGCCCCTTCCTAAGACATCCGAGCCTGCGTTAATAAGGGGGCTTTTTGGAAAACCCCTAAGGAGGGGGACACCAGCCGTGCAGTTGGAGCTGGCACTGCCAGCCCCGGCCCCTCACCTGCACTCTGGGGGGGTTGAGGTAATCACCGATGGCCAATCATTTAATCAATTGTGACTTCGTaaggaagcctccataaaaacccgGAAGGACAGGGGTTTGGGTAGCTTCTAGGTTGGGGAACCTGAACGCTTCCCTGGGCCCTGTGCTTTTACCCCAGATGCACAGGGAGAGAAGCCCCTGGGCTTGAGACCCTCCCGGACCTTGCCCTGGTTATCTCCCTATGGTGACCAGGAGTCAGACGTGGTCAGAACACCCAGTGGGGTGTTCAGAGCAGAGGAGACATGCTGGAGTGTGTTTTCCCTTAGcaagttcttttaaaaagacaaaagagaaactgtagacaaaagaaaatgaagaaaccgTTGGCAGTTGCCAGTTCTGATTGAAAGatttgctttattattctttgcattttcctgtatatatatttttagtttgggttttttttttttttaatcagcctgGCTTACGCAAGGCCTCAAAAAATTTAATCAAGACTCAAGCTTGTTCCTACCCATGGAAATCTTTTAGTAAAAGGTGAAAGATTTAAATGACCTGAAGAGAAACATGAGTGTGGatctatatatagtagttttgatttctcAAAGCTGCATATCTTTTGTCTACCGGCCGGAGTCTAGAGTCTTAACTTCTTGGGCTGGACCCCTGGCCCTCGCCAGCTCTCCCAAGCACATCAGACATGTCAGCCCTCTGGTCCCTTCTCCTGCTCAGTAAGTTCCATGAAGCAGTTCTTACCTGACTCCATAAGATGCTCTCTGAagttggaggtggggggtgggatacactgggagtttgggattgatacatacacacacacatactgtaaataaaatagataactaataaggacctactatttAGCTCAGgcaactctacttaatactctgtaatggcctagatgggaaaagaatctaaaacagagtggctgtatgtgtatgtatggctgattcacttgctgtacagcagaaactaacacagcatttaaATCAAGTATGCtccaaaaatcttttttaaaactttttggacTACAAAATGAAGAACAACGAGAAGATCTTCTCTGATAATCttctaatgtttcattttttcacttaaatgttGATTGTGGAGCCACTAGATTAATTTCAGGTGCCATGGATCACAGCTTTCCATTTACAAAACGCATTCCTAGCTGGCGGGCTCTGAGGAAATGACCACGTCTTGTCCACTGAAGACGCCACAGGGCTGGATTGAACTGACTTTGTTGTAGGGCAGAATCGAGCAGTGGATGGACATACTCCTCGTTTGCGTGAATAACATGTAAATATGAGGATGTGAAATGACACCGGTGGGCAGTCGATGGCGACACATGCCCACGGACACTGAGCTTTCTAGGCTTCACCCTAACAAGGGAGGCGGCCTCACGGAGCGTGTTCTGTTCCCGCTTTTCCATCTGGTCCAGGAGCAAAGACAAGATAGAATTAGCGAGCAGCGGCCTGGCTTCTGACGACTGTGCCGAAAAGGAGCACCCGGAATACAGCAGGGAGCTCGAGACGCTGTGCGAGGAGCTGCAGGCCACCCTGGAAGGTTTGGTAAGGTGCCGCCGCCCCGGGGCGAGTGTGCGCCGGCGCCCGGCGGGGTTCCACACTTCCCTCCTCTGAGATTTTGTTTgtccctccaccacctcctcgtTGGTCTCTTGCTCTGCCTGCCCCATAAATCTTGTTTCCGAGATGCTATCCTGACCTTCCTTCTGATCCGCATGTCGCAGGGCATGTCCCTGCTCCCGGTCCCCACAGGAAGCAGATTAGGCTTGCGGGCTGCTCGCCTCTACTCAGCAGCCATCCAGAGGCGAGTGGGCACCACTGCATGCCAGCAGAGCTCTATTTATGGACGCTGAACTGTGAATTTCATACAGCTTTCATGTGTCACATGAAATAttctgcttttgatttttttttcaaccacttaaaaatgtaaaacccatTCTTAGCTCAAGGGACACACAAAAATAGATGGAGCTGGATCTGGCCTGAGAGCCCTGATCTCACCCATAAGGGATGCTCTGAAGTGTTGTTTAACTCAAGGCTGGATGTCGGTACCCACCACACTGGCCACCTCTTGTGGACGAAACACCCTCATCTCAGCCAGACACAGGGAATGGGTTTTACACATCTTCAACACAGATAACTAAAGCTTCTCCACATAGAGCGTCTATATATTCTAACATTTCTTGATGTGTTTCTAATGCTTTACATGCTTCCTTATCTTTTTAAACAGCATATGTCGAGGATCATTGTATTTCTTCAAGATACCACTTGTTCAAAGTCAGGATTCCGCCTATTAAAGGCAGACTATAGGTTTATGAGTTTCTCAGAAAAGAAGCACATCCTTTATAAGCTGTAATGGCTTCTGAaacatgaaaatgagaaaaataaatagggCACCGAGGACATCTTGGTTTCGCCTTTCCTTTGATCGAAACGCACTGCTGTCTTCAGGATATTTTGCCGCGGGGGGAGCTGTCTGTCTCCTCTAAGTAAACGATCAGGGTTTTGCGATTGTCCTGGTTTGTATCACCGCCTTCGGGTGGTGCTGTGATAGGAAACAGTTGGCCGCCTGCCCCACCCCTCGCAGGCGGTGCTCAGGCAGAAACAGGACAGGCCTGTGTCGTTGGTCCCTTCTCAGCGCCACTGCTAGGAAGGCTGGAGGGGAAGGCGTGTGGGTGTTTGCTTTGTCGCATCtctgtggtcactgctgtgtCTCCAGTAATTGGGTCATTGACCTCAGCTTCTGGACCTAGGCTTCCTGAATTGACACAGGCAGAGTAATcagttttttcccccacattAACCCATTTGATTTTGGCAAGTGGTTTTGTTTGGACAAAACACCAGTGCACACGTTGCTTGAGAGCGAAAAAACTGGATAGCTAAGTTCCTAtactgaaatgtttatttctggtCACACTTAGCTTTTAATTGTCAGTATTTGTTGTTTCGTTGAAGTCTAGTTGGTTTGCAACAGTGTGTTCCTTTGTGCTGTaaagcaaagggattcagttacacatgtacacatactcTCTCTCATATCCTTTATGGTCTGTTACGGCATatagaatatagttccctgtgtataTTGAAATGCTTTCAGCAAAGTTAAGTACAGGCAGCCGGGCTATTGTCTGTTGGGTCTATATGGCAACACTCGCACCAGAACCTCATCATCCGTGGCCTACCGCCTCCCTCTCCGCACAAAACATCTCACAGAACCCCCAGCTGGATCAGAACGAGAAACACTTCAGGCACACGCTAACGTGACTTTTACGAAACATAAAAACCCTGGGAAGGATTTTGTTTCTAAATGCCATTTGGCTTTCTTTAGCACGCACTTCCCTCATTTATAACTCTGTGCATATGCACACCACGGTGGGGAAGGAGGGCTTGGGCAAGAACAAGGGGAAGAGGCTGTTCGCCTCCCGTTTCAGGCAAGGCAGGAGGGACTGACTGGTTTTGCTTGCGTGGTCCCCATTCTCCCTGTTCTCGCGTGGCTGTCTGGTGTCATGGgacccccttccccagccccgcTGACTGTGCAGAGGAGGGGTGGCCTGGGGGGGTGTCAGACCTGAGTCAAGGTCCAGAAAACCCAGCCTGATGGACTGAGCAGGTGACGCGTCCTGCCCCTGGCCCCTCCACCCACAGCTCGTGGCCTGGCAGGGCAGCCGAAAATGGCCGCTAGGCTTGAGGTGACCGCATGCCCCACAGTGGCTCCAGTTCCCAaggcctgctaagtcgcttcagtcgtgtccaactgtgtgtgaccccatagacagcagcccaccaggctcccccgtccctgggattctccaggcaagaacactggagtgggctgccatttccacctccaatgcatgaaagtgaaaactgaaagtgaagtcgctcagtcgtgtccgactcttcgcgaccccatgactgcggcccaccaggctcctccatccaggggattttccaggcaagagtactggagtggggtgccattggcctTCCTTCAGACAAAGCCTGGGCTGACCATGGGTGGTAGCTGTCAGGCCCCAGAGTTCTCTGCCCCAGTggatttattctattttaaatggaataagtggttcaagggacttccctggtggtgcagtggttaggactcagttctcactgctgtgggccccaggttcaatccccggttggggaactaagatcccgcaagctgcatagcatggccaaaaaaaaaaaaaaataaagtagtttgAGAATTAGTTCTCAGTTTCAAAACCAAAGTTGATGTTATGAGGATATTGATATCATTATTCCTGTTTTCCTCCGGCCTTTAGAGAGAATGGTTTCCCAGGCTTGACTTGGCCTTGAATCTGGCCTTGGTGGAGGGTGGAGGTGTCCATGTCCCTCAGCTGGACGAACATTTCACGGTGAGGGCTGTTGCCTTTAGGAGGGACGTGGCACGGCGAGCGTGTCACTTCAGGGCTGTGGCATGTGTGACTTTGGTGTCGTTATTGTTGAATGAGCCCCCAGATGGAGCTGGCCCCTCCGGCCCAGGCTGGAGCCTCTggggtttcctttgctgtccttGGGCTCGTCAGCTGTTCTAAGCATTAGGTGGCAGCGGGGAGCTGCCGCAGGacacagagggcagggctggggatgGGGTGTCGAGGCCTGGCCTCGTCCTTCCTGAGCTCAGCAACCTTGAGAATTTTCCCAGCTGTCATCCGGAACTGATGAGTCCTACCTCCTGGGGTCGGGCCAAATGAAATATCGAACCTGGAAAGATTTGGGAACAGAGCCTGGTCCTTTAAAAACTAATGTTAGCTAAATTTAGTTCAGCCGCTTCATGTAGTTAGAGAGTGCATGAAGGACCAAGTGCAGGGAATTAAGATTTTTGATGACTGGTAGAGCTTTTCTTACACCCCACTGTGTACATAAAGCTAACTTCATACTTAggaccaaggcaatggcaccccactccagtactcttgcctggaaaatcccatggacgggggagcctggtaggctgtaatccatggggtcgctaagagtcggacacgactgagcgacttccctttcacttttcactttcatgcattggagaaggaaatggcaacccactccagtgttcttgcctggagaatcccagggacgggggagcctggtgggctgctgtctatggggtcacacagagtcgaacacgactgaagcaacttagcagcagcagccatcttaTGTCAAGGTCCAATCATGTTTGAAAAAATCTCAAACACTGACATAGCTCTGACCAGGCGCTCCGCAAGCACTCGCTCAGTCCCCCGGCCCCTGTGTTAGCAGGCACTCTGTCGGGCCGGTCCCCAC encodes:
- the LOC102403667 gene encoding cyclin-dependent kinase 2-interacting protein isoform X5, which codes for MKNKRAEKTKTLGTVTPRKPVLSVSARKIKDNAADWHNLILKWETLNDGGFATANSIANMKISLSSKDKIELASSGLASDDCAEKEHPEYSRELETLCEELQATLEGLREWFPRLDLALNLALVEGGGVHVPQLDEHFTTKIQMKMEKLSSTTKGVCELEDYHHGEERKCPPLFHTWPTAHFYEVSRKLSDMYGQELRLKRTVVEQLAHTADRDLALSYLSMWLHQPYLEAGSRLLLESMLLETGHRAL
- the LOC102403667 gene encoding cyclin-dependent kinase 2-interacting protein isoform X1, producing the protein MGMDSGPRGLPGVRSLGNGTGTAEEQPAPPPARAAEPDLGAVGVSEVTQRTSGPIGGASDLFSGIPAEGMEAKTLGTVTPRKPVLSVSARKIKDNAADWHNLILKWETLNDGGFATANSIANMKISLSSKDKIELASSGLASDDCAEKEHPEYSRELETLCEELQATLEGLREWFPRLDLALNLALVEGGGVHVPQLDEHFTTKIQMKMEKLSSTTKGVCELEDYHHGEERKCPPLFHTWPTAHFYEVSRKLSDMYGQELRLKRTVVEQLAHTADRDLALSYLSMWLHQPYLEAGSRLLLESMLLETGHRAL
- the LOC102403667 gene encoding cyclin-dependent kinase 2-interacting protein isoform X2; this translates as MGMDSGPRGLPGVRSLGNGTGTAEEQPAPPPARAAEPDLGAVGVSEVTQRTSGPIGGASDLFSGIPAEGMEAKTLGTVTPRKPVLSVSARKIKDNAADWHNLILKWETLNDGGFATANSIANMKISLSSKDKIELASSGLASDDCAEKEHPEYSRELETLCEELQATLEGLTKIQMKMEKLSSTTKGVCELEDYHHGEERKCPPLFHTWPTAHFYEVSRKLSDMYGQELRLKRTVVEQLAHTADRDLALSYLSMWLHQPYLEAGSRLLLESMLLETGHRAL
- the LOC102403667 gene encoding cyclin-dependent kinase 2-interacting protein isoform X3, whose amino-acid sequence is MGMDSGPRGLPGVRSLGNGTGTAEEQPAPPPARAAEPDLGAVGVSEVTQRTSGPIGGASDLFSGIPAEGMEAKTLGTVTPRKPVLSVSARKIKDNAADWHNLILKWETLNDGGFATANSIANMKISLSSKDKIELASSGLASDDCAEKEHPEYSRELETLCEELQATLEGLREWFPRLDLALNLALVEGGGVHVPQLDEHFTTKIQMKMEKLSSTTKGVCELEDYHHGEERKCPPLFHTWPTAHFSNAAVRGGPRSLQTRSPASSRTCTARSSA
- the LOC102403667 gene encoding cyclin-dependent kinase 2-interacting protein isoform X4: MCCVLGQTDNDSHALLARKEPLFAKTLGTVTPRKPVLSVSARKIKDNAADWHNLILKWETLNDGGFATANSIANMKISLSSKDKIELASSGLASDDCAEKEHPEYSRELETLCEELQATLEGLREWFPRLDLALNLALVEGGGVHVPQLDEHFTTKIQMKMEKLSSTTKGVCELEDYHHGEERKCPPLFHTWPTAHFYEVSRKLSDMYGQELRLKRTVVEQLAHTADRDLALSYLSMWLHQPYLEAGSRLLLESMLLETGHRAL